GCGGCGGGATAGCTGCCAGGGCCTCGGTCTGGCTAGATTCATGGTGGATGGTCACGTCGTAGCGTTGGGCCAGGGGCATTACATCGTTCAACGCGTGACTCAGCTCCTCTGACACCCGACAGGCATCGGTACCGGTCTCCTCCCGCAGCCAGGCCACCTCCTGCTGAATGGCTGGGTTCGCCACCGGCGGATCCGGGAGGCCGTTTTCCAGCTGGAACCGTTGCCAGAGGCGCTCGGCCAGATATTCGATGGCATTGTTTTGCAGCCGTCGCAGTTGGCGCACACTGATGCCAAATTGATAGGCCACTTTATCCTGGTTTAACTGGTTGACAAAGCGGAAGTAGAGGACGTCCCAGAAGCGGGGTGGAACATCGCCCCGGCCAGCCAGGGCTTCAATTTCATCCAGCAGCAGTTGTTGGAGCGCCACCGGCGTGAGCGGTGTGCCATCGGCGCTCAGCAGAGTGAGCAGCGGGCTATGGCGCAGGTTCTCGAAGTCGTCCAGCTGCATGAGCGCTGTGCGGAGAATTGCAAAAAAGCTTTCTCTGTCCATATGTCCGCTTTTTGGCCGAAAAAGATGTCCGGAAATGGGTGCGGGGGCCTTCTCCTGGCATACATTTTGGGGTACCCTGGCCGGAAAGGGGAGGACGCCGCACCCTACACCACCTCATCGAACAGGCGCATATCTGACGACCCGAGCAGGCTTAGGCCGTCGGCACAGGCAGGGCCACTCCCTGTGGGCGTTGGTTTATGTTCCTGGGCCGTTAGGAATGCCAGGGGCATTATAGCAACCGCCCGCGGCCGTGACAACCTGGATTCCCTGCCACCGCCCAGAGATTGGGACACGACGAATTGTCCCTGGCGGCCTGGGATTGTTTCCTCCCCGACCCATTGCCACCCTGACAGCCCGGACCTTTTTCTGCTCTGGTTATATAGCTGGTTTTGCTTCTGCTGTTTCACCGATTCACATTCACACTGATTCACATTCACACCATGAGGAGGAAGCTATGTATCCCATTCGTCAGTCTGGCCTGAGTCGACGAGCCTTTTTACGTGGTCTGTCTGCGTTGGGGGTCGGGGCCGCGTTGGCCGCCTGCGCGCCGTCTGCTGCCCCTGAAAGCGGCACGACTGCCGGGGGTAGCGGCGAGGCACCCTCCAAGGAAGGGGTGACCATTCAATATTGGGTCTTCTGGAGTCAGTTGGGCGCCCTCAAGGAGGCCTTTGAACAGACCGAAGAGTGGCAGGAGGCCATGGGCGACAATACGTGGGAATTCCGCAGCGGCATCGAGCAGGAAGCCCGGCTGACGGCGGTGGCTGCCGGAACGCCGCCGGACATCGGTGCGTTGGGGAACTACCTGGACTTCATGATTCGCGGGGTGGTGATTCCCCTGGACGACTATGTGGAAGCCAGCGATATCATCGATCCAGAGCAGTTCATTGAGTCCAACTGGGAAGTCTGCCAACATGAGGGCAAGACCTATGGCATTCCGGCCAATGAGTGCTTCGTACGACGGGGGTTGAACTACAACGTGCGACTGGTAGAGGAGGCTGGCCTGGATCCGGACAACCCGCCGGTGACCTGGGATGAGCTCTTTGCCTGGCACGAAAAGCTGACCAAGTTTGACTCTGCCGGCAATATCGTGCAGATCGGGATCGATCCCTACGACGCTGAAGGCGGTACCGGTCCGGGCAACGACGGTTGGTTCCTCCAGGAGTCGTGGGGCTTTAACTATTACAACGAAGAGACCCGCGAGTTTAACCTGGACCACGACAAGATGGCTGCGGCCTTTGAGGTCATGGGCGAATTTATCAAGCTCATCGGGCCGGACAACCTGGTCGGCCTGCGCAGCGTCGAGGGCCAGGGCACCTGGGGCGCCGCCTACACAGCCCAGGTGCAGGCCATGATCATCGAAGGCTACTGGCACCCCGGCGAAACCTACAACGAAAACCCCGACGTGGCCCAGTACAATCGGGCCACCTGGGTCCCGGTTCCCGAAGATCGCCGCGGCACCAAGATCCAGTTCGGTGGCGGCCACATGGTACAGATTTTCCGAGACGGTCGCTACAAGGACGAGGCCTGGCCCATTGCCGAATGGCTGCAATCTAAATCCTGCAACGACCTGATTTACGACAACATTGGCTGGCTGCCTGCCTACAAGCCCTATTTCAACCAGGCAGACCAGAACAAATATCCCGGGCTCAAGTTCTACTTTGATTCTGTGGCGGAAGCCAATTACTGGGGACCCTTTATCCGTTGCCCCATTCAAGCCTTCGTCCAACAGAAGTATCAGGAACTCCGAGAGGCGGTCTACCGGGGCCAGATGACCGGCGCCCAGGCGGCGGCCCGACTTCAGGAAGAGGCCGTTAAGGAGCTCGAGGCGTCGGGCTTTTAGCACATGACGGCTTTAGAGAGGCCCGTGGTTACGTAAGACGTGGTGCGTGGTGCGGAGCGCGTCAACGGGCACACGCACCACGCACCACACCTTACGTCCCGGCATCTGAATTTGCCCCGCAGGAGGTCTCCATGTCCTTCACGCTTCCCATGTCTCCTCGAAAACGCCGAAATCTAATTTTGGGCTTGCTCTTTGCCTCGCCCTGGATAATCGGTTTTCTGGCGTTTACGATCATTCCCATCCTGTCGTCCCTGTACTACAGCTTCACCCGTTACGATCTCTTGCGACCACCTCATTTTTTGGGGTTGGACAACTACATTAACCTCTTTACCAACGACGATGACTTTCGGCTGGTAGCCTACAATACCCTCTGGTGGGTTCTCATCAGTGCGCCCATGGGCGTGCTCTCTGCCTTTCTGATGGCCTTGCTCCTTAACACCCGGATCTGGTGGCGCTCTCTCTTTCGAGCCATCTTTTTCTTTCCCTCCATCGTCCCTGTGGTGGTGACGGCCTTTGTCTGGCAGTTCCTCCTGAATGTCCAGTATGGGGCCATCAATTCCACCTTGCAGGGGTTGGGGTTGCCCACCATTCCTTTTTTATCCAGTCCAACCCTGGTGAAGCCCTCCCTGGTGTTGATTCACATGTGGTCCCAGGGGGCTGCCATGGTCATCTTCCTGGCCACCCTGCAGGACGTACCTCGCTCCCTGTATGAGGCGGCCACGGTGGACGGCGCCAACGCCCTGCGCAAGCTGTGGCATATCACCATCCCCATGGTCAGCCCGGTGATCCTGTTTAACCTGGTCATGAGTTTTATTGGCGGTTTCCAGTACTTCACCCTACCCTGGCTATTGACCCAAGGCGGCCCCAGTAAGGCGACTGAGTTCTATGCGCTCTTTCTGTACCGCAACGCCTTCATCTTCCTGCGCATGGGCAAGGCCTCGGCGTTGGCCTGGATCCTGTTTGTGGTGATCGTGGTGTTTACCTACCTACTTTTTCGCTTCTCGGGCCGGTTCGTCTATTATGCCGGCGCATCCCGATAGGAGGCGTAGACCATGTCGATGCGCACAACCACCCAGTCTCCATCCTGGCCACAACCTACCCTGTCTGGCCGCATCCAGCAGCTACGCAAGCTGACCTGGATGGATTGGCTGGTTGAAATCACGAAATACACCATTCTGATCGTGCTTGCGGTCAGCTTTTTGCTCCCGTTCTACTGGATGGTCTCGTCGGCTGTGAAGAATGACGCCCAGGTCTACACCGTGCCGCCCATCTGGTTTCCCGTGCCCCAGCACTGGAACAATTTCTGGGATGCCTGGAACAGTGAGAATTTTAACCTCTTCACCTACAACACCGTGGTCCGCTATGCCATTCCGGCCACTATCGGCACCGTGGTTTCTTCCTCCCTGGTGGCCTATTCCTTCTCACGCATCGAATGGCCAGGCCGTAACTTCCTGTTTGGCATTGTGCTGGCCACGTTGATGATCCCGGGTTGGGTGCGGCTGGTTCCCCTCTTCATCATCTTCAAGCAACTGGGCTGGATCAACACCTTCCTGCCGCTGGTGGTTCCCCACTTCTTCGGCAACGCTTTCTTCATTTTTCTCCTGCGCCAGTTCTTCCTGGCCATCCCCATGGAACTCTCCGATGCCGCTCATATCGACGGCGCCAACGAGCTCCAGATTATGACCCGGGTGATCCTGCCCCTGGCCAAACCTGCCCTCGCTGTGGTTGCGCTCTTTACCTTCATGGATGCCTGGAACGACTATCTGGGCCCCTTGATCTACGTCAATGTGGAGAGCAAATGGGTGCTGGCGTTGGGTGTGCAGCGGCTGCGCAACGCCGTCTACGAGATCGGCAACCGCCAGCTGGCCTACCCGTACCTCATGGCCGTCAGCTCCCTGATCACCCTGCCCATCTTTCTGGCCTTCTTCTTTGCCCAGCGCACCTTTATTGAGGGGATCTCCTTGACGGGGCTGAAGGGCTAGAAGATTGAAGGAAAAAGCCTTCCCCCAACTTGCATCGGGCGACCTTCTGGCGTAGCATCGTCTGTGACTGACCACTGCCACCACCACCCCTGGAAAGGAAGTGAAACGCCATGAAAGTCCTCGTCACCGGCGTGAGCGGACGCCTGGGCCCCTACGTGGTGCGGGAACTGGAGGCGGCCGGCCACGAGCTGGTGCTCTTTTCCCGCCGCGAGCCGCCCCAGGAATTCGCCCACTGGCCCTGGATCCAGGGCGATATCACCCGCTTCGACGACTGTATGCGGGCAGTGCAGGGCGGCTTCGACGCCGTTCAGCACCTGGCCGCCCAGCCCTGGCCCACGGACCATCCCCACATGCAGCGGCTGCGGGAGGAGCGGGGCGCTCCCTTTGACGCCACCCTGCGGGCCAACATCATGGGCCTCTATTACCTGCTCCAGGCGGCCCTCCGCCAGGATATCGGCATCTTTGTCATGACCGGCAGCAACTGCGCCCTGGGCCACGGTTTTCGCATCAGCGACCGCCCCTTTCCCCATCGGTACTTTCCCGTGGATGAAGCCCATCCCACCGACGTGGAGGATTCCTACTCCTATAGCAAGCTGGCCGGCGAAGAACTGCTGGCCTCCTATACCCGGGCCTACGGCATGCGGACCTACGCGCTCCGCTCCGCCGGCATCTGCAACCAGGAGCGCCGCCGGCAGATGGCCCAAAACGCGGCGCCGGCCCAGGCGTGGAACCCCTGGCTCTGGTGCTGGGTCAGCAGCGAAGATCTGGCCACCGCCCACCGACTGCTCATGGAGCGGGCCGAGGCCATCGAACCCCACGGCGTCTACTTCTGCAACGCCGACGACACCACGGCCCTGGAACCTTCCCGGGAGCTGGTGGAGCGCTTTCGGCCGGATCTCCTGCCCCTGGTGCGGGATCTCCCCGGGCACAGCTCCTTCCTCTCCAACCAGCGGCTGAAGAAGACCGTCGGCTGGGCCCACCGCCAGTCGTGGCGGCAACACCTGTTCGAAACCACCCCAGAATCACAATCACCGAATGAAGGAGATATCCCATGAGTCAGCGAGTCGGCATGGGCGTGGTGGGTGCCGGGGCCATCGGCATCCGGGGCGCGCTCATGCATCTGAGCCAGGAAGATGTCCAGGACCGGGTCCGGCTGGCCGCCATCTGCGACCCGGTGCCCGGCCGCGCCGAAGCGGCCGCCCAGAAGTACGGCGTGGCCCGCTGGTACCTGACCTACGAAGAGCTCCTGGCTGACCCGGACGTGGACGCGGTCACCCTGTGCACGCCCATCGGCCTCCACTACCAGCAGGGGCTCATGGCCATCGACGCGGGCAAGCACATCCACTTCAACAAGACCATGACCACCCGGGTCGATGAGGCCACGGATCTCATCCAGCGGGCCGCGGCCAAAGGCGTCCACATCATCGCCTCGCCGGGTATGATGCTCTTTCCCCACAACCGGCGCATCCGCCGCCTGATCCTGGAGGGGAAGCTGGGCACCCTCTCCTGGGCCATCGCCGGCACCACCGCCGGCAGTGGCCAGTATCACCTGCAGGAGGAGTTCCGCACCGGTCAAGATGTGCTCACCAGCGTAGATCCCAGCTGGTATTTCAAGAAGCCCGGCGGCGGCCCCCAGTACGACGTGACGGTCTACTGCCTCCACAACATCACCGGCATCCTGGGGCCGGCCAGGCGGGTCACCGCGCTGTCAGGCATCGCCATCCCCGAACGCCATTATCAGGGGCGGACCATCGCCACGGAGATGGACGACAACACCATCCTCATGCTGGACTTCGGCAACGCCATGACCGCCGTGATCTACGCTACGGTAGCCGGCAGCATCACCGTGGGCTTCCAGCCCAACATCTACGGCACAGAAGGCAGCGTGGTGGGCACCCGGTTCAAGCCTGTGGCGGGCGAGGAGCAGGAATTGAAGCTGCCCGACGAGTTCCCGCCCCATGTCTCGGGCGTCCACCGGGAGATGCGGGAGTTCCACGTCTTCGAGGATATGATGCAACTGGTGGACTTGATCCGCGAGGGCAAGCCTTCAATCGTCACCGCCGAACACGCCCGCCACGTCATCGACATCATCGAATCCGGCTACCGGGCCGCCGAGACTGGCCAGACCCAGGAGCTCCGTACCACTTTTGACCCCCTTCCTCTGGCCGACCTCTAGATCGGCATTCGATCGGCATCCACAGCCAGGCGCATCCACCCCGGAGGCCGCCTGGCTGTGCCCCCAATTTCGGGGCCCTCTCCGGCGGAAGCTCGCACGGCGGTGGAACGGCATTGGCCCAAACTCCACCGCCGTTTCTCTTCTCTTCCACCCCTCCTCGGGCCACGGCGCTGGCCAATCCTCGCGCGATCCCCAAATAAATCTGAAAAAGGGGTGGCGCATTTAACGCATTTTCAACTCTGCTGGTATGATAAGGGGTACCAACAGGGAAGGGCCCACAGCGACCGGCAGGCTATTGACAGGCAGTTTGCCAAAAACCAAAACCCAGGGCGAGGCCAACGCTCACCATCGTTGCCCATGTTGAATCTCTCCGTACCCAGGTTCCGCTGAGAGGGCCGGATAAATCTGTGTCCATTTGTGACACCTGGGAAGAGAGCCATCGGCAAGGAGCGAGAAGGCAGGTCCCTCTGAACCTGCGTTGCGGGGGGCTCCCCCGCTGTGTCATGGTTTTCAGCGGACGTTTAGCCCCTGATACCCGGCGCCAACAGGGTGATGTCAAGGGATTATGGAGAAAGGACATCAGATGGCTTTTCAAGACTTTTTCAACGCAAAAGGTACCTTTGATACCGGCAGCGGAGAAGCGGTCATCTACCGGCTGTCGGCCTTAGAAAAAGAGGGCGTTGCCAACATTTCTCGTCTGCCCTTCTCGATCAAGGTGCTGCTGGAGGCAGCCCTGCGTCAGGCGGACGGCTTTGAGATTACCCAAGAGGCGGTGGAAACCATCGCCCGCTGGAGCCCAGAGACCGCGGGCACGGTGGAGATCCCCTTCAAGCCCGCGCGGGTGGTGCTCCAGGACTTCACCGGCGTGCCCAGCGTGGTGGACCTGGCCGCCCTGCGCAGCGCCATGGCCCGCCTGGGCGGCGATCCCAAGAAGGTCAACCCGGTGGTACCGGTGGACCTGGTCATCGACCACAGCGTCCAGGTGGATCGCTTCGGCAGCAAGTTTGCCCTCTTCTACAACGCGGAGCGGGAGTTCGAACGCAACCGGGAGCGCTACGAGTTCCTCAAGTGGGGCCAGGAGGCCTTCGACAACTTCCGGGTGGTGCCCCCGGCCACGGGCATCGTCCACCAGGTGAACCTGGAGTACCTGGCCAAGGTGGTCCAGCTGGCGCCCCACAACGGCCTGCAGGTAGCCTATCCGGACTCGCTGGTGGGCACCGACAGCCACACCACCATGATCAACGGCCTGGGCGTCCTGGGCTGGGGGGTGGGCGGCATCGAGGCCGAGGCGGTCATGCTGGGCCAGCCCATCTACATGCTCCTGCCCGAGGTGGTGGGCTTCAAGCTCACCGGCGAACTGCCCGACGGCGCCACGGCCACCGACCTGGTGCTGCGGGTGACCGAGATGCTGCGCAAGAAGGGCGTGGTGGGCAAGTTCGTGGAATTTTACGGGCCGGGCCTGGCCAAGCTCAGCCTGCCGGACCGGGCCACCATCGCCAACATGGCGCCCGAGTATGGGGCCACCACCGGTTTCTTCCCCATCGACGAGGAGACCCTCCGCTATCTGGTGGGCACGGGCCGCCCCGAGGAACTGGTGGAGCTGGTGGAACGCTACGCCAAGGAGCAGGGCCTCTTCCACTCGGCGGACAGCCCCGAGCCCATCTTCAGCGACACCCTGGAGCTGGACATGAGCACCGTGACCCCCAGCCTGGCTGGCCCCAAGCGCCCCCAGGATCGGGTGGAACTGCGCCAGATCAAGGAGAAATGGAACGGCATGTTGCCGGCGCCGGTGGGTCCCCAGGGTTTCGGCCTGGCTCCCGAGGAGCTGGACACCCGGGTGGAGGTGGAGCACGACGGGGAACGCTTCGAGCTGACCCACGGCAGCGTAGTCATCGCCGCCATCACCTCCTGCACCAACACCAGCAACCCCACCGTGATGATCGGCGCCGGCCTGCTGGCCAAGAACGCGGTGGAGCGGGGCCTGGACGTCAAGCCCTGGGTGAAGACCAGCATGGCGCCGGGCAGCAAGGT
The DNA window shown above is from Litorilinea aerophila and carries:
- a CDS encoding carbohydrate ABC transporter permease; translation: MSFTLPMSPRKRRNLILGLLFASPWIIGFLAFTIIPILSSLYYSFTRYDLLRPPHFLGLDNYINLFTNDDDFRLVAYNTLWWVLISAPMGVLSAFLMALLLNTRIWWRSLFRAIFFFPSIVPVVVTAFVWQFLLNVQYGAINSTLQGLGLPTIPFLSSPTLVKPSLVLIHMWSQGAAMVIFLATLQDVPRSLYEAATVDGANALRKLWHITIPMVSPVILFNLVMSFIGGFQYFTLPWLLTQGGPSKATEFYALFLYRNAFIFLRMGKASALAWILFVVIVVFTYLLFRFSGRFVYYAGASR
- a CDS encoding extracellular solute-binding protein, encoding MYPIRQSGLSRRAFLRGLSALGVGAALAACAPSAAPESGTTAGGSGEAPSKEGVTIQYWVFWSQLGALKEAFEQTEEWQEAMGDNTWEFRSGIEQEARLTAVAAGTPPDIGALGNYLDFMIRGVVIPLDDYVEASDIIDPEQFIESNWEVCQHEGKTYGIPANECFVRRGLNYNVRLVEEAGLDPDNPPVTWDELFAWHEKLTKFDSAGNIVQIGIDPYDAEGGTGPGNDGWFLQESWGFNYYNEETREFNLDHDKMAAAFEVMGEFIKLIGPDNLVGLRSVEGQGTWGAAYTAQVQAMIIEGYWHPGETYNENPDVAQYNRATWVPVPEDRRGTKIQFGGGHMVQIFRDGRYKDEAWPIAEWLQSKSCNDLIYDNIGWLPAYKPYFNQADQNKYPGLKFYFDSVAEANYWGPFIRCPIQAFVQQKYQELREAVYRGQMTGAQAAARLQEEAVKELEASGF
- a CDS encoding carbohydrate ABC transporter permease, whose protein sequence is MSMRTTTQSPSWPQPTLSGRIQQLRKLTWMDWLVEITKYTILIVLAVSFLLPFYWMVSSAVKNDAQVYTVPPIWFPVPQHWNNFWDAWNSENFNLFTYNTVVRYAIPATIGTVVSSSLVAYSFSRIEWPGRNFLFGIVLATLMIPGWVRLVPLFIIFKQLGWINTFLPLVVPHFFGNAFFIFLLRQFFLAIPMELSDAAHIDGANELQIMTRVILPLAKPALAVVALFTFMDAWNDYLGPLIYVNVESKWVLALGVQRLRNAVYEIGNRQLAYPYLMAVSSLITLPIFLAFFFAQRTFIEGISLTGLKG
- a CDS encoding NAD-dependent epimerase/dehydratase family protein encodes the protein MKVLVTGVSGRLGPYVVRELEAAGHELVLFSRREPPQEFAHWPWIQGDITRFDDCMRAVQGGFDAVQHLAAQPWPTDHPHMQRLREERGAPFDATLRANIMGLYYLLQAALRQDIGIFVMTGSNCALGHGFRISDRPFPHRYFPVDEAHPTDVEDSYSYSKLAGEELLASYTRAYGMRTYALRSAGICNQERRRQMAQNAAPAQAWNPWLWCWVSSEDLATAHRLLMERAEAIEPHGVYFCNADDTTALEPSRELVERFRPDLLPLVRDLPGHSSFLSNQRLKKTVGWAHRQSWRQHLFETTPESQSPNEGDIP
- a CDS encoding Gfo/Idh/MocA family protein — its product is MSQRVGMGVVGAGAIGIRGALMHLSQEDVQDRVRLAAICDPVPGRAEAAAQKYGVARWYLTYEELLADPDVDAVTLCTPIGLHYQQGLMAIDAGKHIHFNKTMTTRVDEATDLIQRAAAKGVHIIASPGMMLFPHNRRIRRLILEGKLGTLSWAIAGTTAGSGQYHLQEEFRTGQDVLTSVDPSWYFKKPGGGPQYDVTVYCLHNITGILGPARRVTALSGIAIPERHYQGRTIATEMDDNTILMLDFGNAMTAVIYATVAGSITVGFQPNIYGTEGSVVGTRFKPVAGEEQELKLPDEFPPHVSGVHREMREFHVFEDMMQLVDLIREGKPSIVTAEHARHVIDIIESGYRAAETGQTQELRTTFDPLPLADL
- the acnA gene encoding aconitate hydratase AcnA, with the protein product MAFQDFFNAKGTFDTGSGEAVIYRLSALEKEGVANISRLPFSIKVLLEAALRQADGFEITQEAVETIARWSPETAGTVEIPFKPARVVLQDFTGVPSVVDLAALRSAMARLGGDPKKVNPVVPVDLVIDHSVQVDRFGSKFALFYNAEREFERNRERYEFLKWGQEAFDNFRVVPPATGIVHQVNLEYLAKVVQLAPHNGLQVAYPDSLVGTDSHTTMINGLGVLGWGVGGIEAEAVMLGQPIYMLLPEVVGFKLTGELPDGATATDLVLRVTEMLRKKGVVGKFVEFYGPGLAKLSLPDRATIANMAPEYGATTGFFPIDEETLRYLVGTGRPEELVELVERYAKEQGLFHSADSPEPIFSDTLELDMSTVTPSLAGPKRPQDRVELRQIKEKWNGMLPAPVGPQGFGLAPEELDTRVEVEHDGERFELTHGSVVIAAITSCTNTSNPTVMIGAGLLAKNAVERGLDVKPWVKTSMAPGSKVVTRYLEASGLIPYLEALNFHTVGYGCTTCIGNSGPLPPHISQAIKKGDLVAVSVLSGNRNFEGRISPDVRANFLASPPLVVAYAIAGTIDIDMEQEPLGHDPNGEPVYLRDIWPSQEEIRNAIRRSLRPEMFREEYANVFDGNETFNQIPVKGGELFQWDPESTYIKEPPFFMDLTPEVPPVRPITGARVLAVMPDSTTTDHISPAGSIAPGSPAAQYLEAHGVPRSEWNSYGSRRGNHEVMMRGTFANIRIKNQMLDGEEGGYTVYIPTGEKMTIYDAAMRYQEDGTPLIVLAGKEYGTGSSRDWAAKGVLLLGVRAVIAESFERIHRSNLVGMGVLPLQFKPGQSVSKLDLTGFETYDILGLDDNMKPGQEYTVRATADNGAVTEFTVISRIDTPVEVEYYKNGGILHTVLRRLLQS